One part of the Bacteroidota bacterium genome encodes these proteins:
- a CDS encoding DNA polymerase III subunit delta: MQFRDVIGQQAVKERLLTSSREGRVSHALLFFGQPGSGVLPLAQAFGQFLNCESPLEDDSCGVCGSCKRAAKMVHPDIHFVYPIVTGGGIQKPKSMDYIAQWRELLLANPYANLNEWVDYIMVGDSKSKQGFIPAEEAQEIVHKINLKAFEGKYKVIIIWMPEKMNTVCANKLLKSFEEPPADTVFILASEARDQLLVTIQSRMQLVKLSRLQEEEVVAGLQSQFDFPEPEAYDIARLSEGDYNLALEIAGREKGAGSHEEAFLNWMRLCFNPLKVMDKLLAWVDGMAAETREEQKQFLAASLQVIRECMLVNVSEGPLVRLEETQRAALQKFIPFINLNNVDLFSEALSEASYHLERNAYAKILFLDLSLKVSRILQIK; the protein is encoded by the coding sequence ATGCAATTCCGCGATGTGATCGGTCAGCAGGCCGTTAAAGAAAGACTCCTCACCAGTAGTCGTGAGGGGCGTGTGAGTCATGCTCTTCTGTTTTTTGGTCAGCCCGGCTCGGGAGTATTGCCGCTGGCACAGGCCTTTGGGCAGTTTCTGAATTGTGAATCTCCCCTGGAAGATGATAGTTGCGGAGTTTGCGGTTCCTGTAAGCGGGCGGCGAAGATGGTGCATCCCGATATTCATTTCGTGTATCCGATTGTGACGGGCGGTGGAATTCAAAAGCCGAAGAGTATGGATTATATCGCGCAGTGGCGGGAGCTGTTGCTGGCCAATCCCTACGCGAACCTGAATGAGTGGGTGGACTATATCATGGTGGGCGACTCGAAGTCGAAGCAGGGTTTTATTCCGGCAGAGGAGGCGCAGGAGATTGTGCACAAGATTAATCTGAAGGCCTTCGAGGGAAAGTATAAGGTGATTATCATCTGGATGCCCGAGAAAATGAATACGGTCTGTGCGAATAAATTGTTGAAGAGCTTCGAAGAACCTCCTGCCGATACCGTTTTCATCCTCGCCTCCGAAGCCCGCGATCAATTGCTGGTGACGATTCAGAGCCGGATGCAGTTGGTAAAGTTGTCGCGCTTGCAGGAAGAAGAGGTCGTGGCCGGACTGCAAAGTCAGTTTGATTTTCCGGAACCCGAGGCCTATGATATTGCCCGGCTTTCGGAAGGGGATTATAACCTGGCGCTGGAAATTGCCGGAAGGGAAAAGGGTGCCGGGAGTCATGAAGAAGCGTTCCTGAATTGGATGCGTCTCTGTTTCAATCCGTTGAAAGTGATGGACAAACTCCTCGCCTGGGTAGATGGGATGGCGGCGGAAACGCGCGAAGAACAGAAGCAGTTTCTGGCGGCGAGTCTGCAGGTTATCAGGGAATGTATGTTAGTAAATGTCAGCGAAGGTCCGCTGGTGCGGCTCGAGGAAACGCAACGGGCTGCTCTTCAAAAGTTTATACCGTTTATCAACCTGAATAATGTGGATCTTTTTTCCGAGGCTTTGAGTGAGGCGTCGTATCATTTGGAAAGGAATGCCTATGCAAAGATCTTATTCTTAGATTTGTCGTTGAAGGTCAGTCGGATTCTTCAGATAAAATGA
- a CDS encoding thioredoxin family protein: MLRILFLLTIINSVAIAQKDSVLIYRPEADAKMEIGESVKKAKAEKKHVMLMIGGNWCRWCKMFDRFSHSNAKVDSTMKADFIFLHVNYSKENKNLDVLKSLSYPQRFGFPVFVVLDDEGKVVHTQNSAYLEEKEGYSEEKVVDFLHQWRKDAFNPEYYLK; the protein is encoded by the coding sequence ATGCTCCGTATACTATTTCTTTTAACAATTATAAATTCCGTTGCAATTGCGCAGAAGGATTCGGTATTGATCTATCGTCCGGAGGCTGATGCGAAAATGGAAATAGGGGAGAGCGTGAAGAAAGCAAAGGCAGAGAAAAAGCATGTGATGTTGATGATCGGCGGGAACTGGTGCCGCTGGTGTAAAATGTTTGATAGGTTTAGTCATTCGAATGCGAAAGTGGATTCAACAATGAAAGCCGATTTTATCTTTCTGCATGTGAATTACAGCAAGGAAAATAAGAATCTGGATGTTTTAAAATCACTTTCTTATCCGCAGCGCTTTGGATTTCCGGTCTTCGTGGTGCTGGATGATGAGGGTAAAGTAGTGCATACACAGAACAGTGCTTATCTGGAAGAGAAGGAAGGCTACAGCGAGGAGAAAGTAGTCGACTTTTTGCATCAATGGCGTAAGGATGCTTTTAATCCGGAGTATTATCTGAAATAA
- a CDS encoding gliding motility lipoprotein GldH, producing the protein MNRVPTIGQAVTKSKNVSKFMVFLLLVFFSACDSSVVYEENHKIEDNNWSADKPMTFLASIDDTTSAHNVYINLRNASHYPFSNIFLFLNTTFPGGELDRDTLEIMLATPDGKWLGEGLGDIWDNRVLFKKNVSFPQKGEYRFEFTQAMRLNPLPGVMDVGIRIEKSK; encoded by the coding sequence ATGAACCGCGTACCAACTATCGGTCAGGCCGTAACGAAAAGTAAAAACGTTTCGAAGTTTATGGTTTTCCTGCTGCTTGTATTTTTTTCCGCTTGTGATTCTTCCGTAGTGTACGAAGAGAATCATAAAATTGAAGACAACAACTGGTCGGCGGATAAACCCATGACCTTCCTGGCCTCTATCGACGATACGACCAGCGCACACAATGTCTATATCAACCTGCGGAATGCCAGCCATTATCCGTTCAGCAATATTTTTCTCTTCCTCAACACCACTTTTCCGGGAGGAGAATTAGATCGCGATACGCTGGAGATTATGCTGGCCACTCCTGATGGGAAATGGTTGGGTGAAGGCTTAGGTGATATCTGGGATAACCGTGTATTGTTTAAGAAGAATGTCAGCTTCCCTCAAAAGGGAGAATATCGATTTGAATTTACTCAGGCGATGCGATTGAATCCATTGCCGGGAGTAATGGACGTCGGAATAAGAATTGAGAAATCGAAATAA
- a CDS encoding T9SS type A sorting domain-containing protein, which translates to MGEGIKCQGLINTMCVDSLSGNIYAGGYFDAMNELKTNNIAMWNGVSWDSLQSGVIGAVYNLHSDNGILYCAGNFTIDGYPGISHLASWDGTQWQSLYTIPPSGSVWCVKMYKGALYASGNFTSIDGVNARYFAKYENGTWSAVGNGFNYPPEEMEIVHDTLFLGGQFTTFNGDSVSAPGWVDGFGNTGGITIPSGTWYQCNDLFSIQDTLYSIVNDTIVRWSGQQRIAAYYFPVGIDHAFSHMGDIYITYDSMYSVASTNTKDNIIRKIDNGQLGERVCYSRITGTGATFRPEYYSFLSYDSTLYIAGNFYSINSVINPGIISYKNQVISNTGKCAAAYVDPWQNASVATIAKDTVTGNIYVGGFFIFAGNQFAPMIAMWDGNQWHPMDSGFTGTVRSLAFYNGELYAGGSFRFAGTTVVNGLAKWNGTVWQPVSTGADKTILKLLVVGNDLMIAGNFYNIGGNSIEYIARYDGTSFYDLNIGSQLWGLGAYELAWYHNKLYASVLYDDLYYLNGNTWVSVGIQQETGKMLILNDTLFVGSQTRMYKVTDNSLDTLGMVNADYFDTFNPLNLRDELFSVDENYGIFKEVNDTLWLQAEGIFPYTSLNLDSTHVMIGGFFPYINSASGEKQLNNIGILEFTPPAAVISSNKDSICEYQYVFYYCTTDDLFAQYDWNLPGGLPDWSTQQNPIVQYNTAGNYPVSLTISNLSGTNTYFLPGNINVKNCITGEDENSAPASIRIFPNPFTDNFSIENNSRDVVNAIIRTLQGVIVQTVQIAGNENRIVSSGDLAKGLYLVELISKSSRQTIKLIRQ; encoded by the coding sequence ATGGGAGAGGGCATCAAGTGCCAGGGCTTAATAAATACCATGTGCGTTGACAGCCTTTCAGGAAACATCTATGCAGGCGGATATTTTGATGCGATGAATGAATTGAAGACAAACAATATCGCCATGTGGAATGGTGTCTCGTGGGATTCGTTGCAATCCGGGGTGATTGGAGCTGTTTACAATTTACACAGTGACAATGGTATTTTATACTGTGCAGGAAATTTTACCATTGACGGCTATCCGGGAATCAGTCATCTGGCTTCCTGGGACGGGACCCAATGGCAATCGCTTTATACTATTCCTCCTTCAGGATCGGTATGGTGTGTTAAAATGTACAAAGGTGCGCTCTACGCCTCCGGCAACTTCACTTCCATCGACGGAGTCAACGCCCGGTATTTTGCAAAATACGAAAACGGGACATGGTCTGCAGTTGGAAATGGTTTTAACTATCCGCCTGAAGAAATGGAAATCGTGCACGACACTTTATTCCTGGGTGGACAATTCACCACCTTTAACGGAGACTCCGTGAGTGCACCGGGATGGGTGGATGGTTTCGGAAATACCGGAGGAATAACAATTCCTAGCGGAACATGGTATCAATGCAATGATTTATTTTCAATACAAGATACGCTGTACAGTATAGTAAACGACACCATAGTCAGATGGAGCGGACAACAACGCATAGCTGCATACTATTTTCCGGTTGGCATTGACCATGCCTTTTCTCACATGGGTGATATTTATATTACCTATGACAGTATGTACTCCGTCGCATCCACCAATACAAAGGATAATATCATCCGAAAAATCGACAACGGTCAATTGGGTGAACGCGTATGTTACTCAAGAATCACAGGCACCGGCGCGACATTCCGTCCTGAATACTATTCATTTTTGAGCTATGACTCTACGCTATACATTGCAGGAAACTTTTATTCCATCAATTCAGTCATCAACCCTGGCATCATCAGTTATAAAAATCAGGTCATTTCCAACACGGGGAAATGTGCGGCTGCTTATGTGGATCCCTGGCAAAATGCCAGTGTAGCAACTATCGCGAAAGATACGGTGACGGGCAATATATACGTTGGAGGATTTTTCATTTTCGCCGGTAACCAATTCGCACCTATGATCGCCATGTGGGACGGCAATCAATGGCATCCGATGGACAGTGGTTTTACAGGTACGGTGCGTTCACTTGCGTTTTATAATGGAGAACTGTATGCAGGAGGTAGTTTTAGATTTGCCGGAACAACGGTTGTCAATGGACTTGCAAAATGGAATGGAACAGTATGGCAACCGGTTTCAACCGGAGCAGATAAAACTATTTTAAAATTATTAGTCGTTGGCAACGATTTAATGATTGCCGGAAACTTCTACAACATTGGAGGCAACTCTATTGAATATATTGCACGATATGACGGCACTTCCTTTTATGATTTGAATATCGGTTCACAACTTTGGGGATTGGGCGCATACGAGCTAGCCTGGTATCACAACAAATTGTACGCATCCGTACTTTATGACGACTTGTATTATCTGAATGGCAATACCTGGGTGAGTGTGGGAATACAACAGGAAACCGGAAAAATGTTGATTCTAAACGACACCTTATTTGTTGGATCACAAACCCGGATGTACAAGGTAACAGATAATTCATTAGATACTTTAGGCATGGTCAATGCTGATTACTTTGACACCTTCAATCCTCTGAATCTTAGAGATGAATTATTCTCCGTTGATGAAAATTACGGGATATTCAAAGAAGTGAATGATACTTTATGGTTACAAGCAGAAGGGATATTTCCCTATACCAGTTTAAATCTGGATTCCACGCATGTCATGATCGGAGGATTTTTTCCTTACATCAATTCTGCTTCCGGCGAAAAACAACTGAACAATATCGGTATACTGGAATTCACTCCGCCTGCAGCTGTCATTTCAAGTAACAAAGATTCTATCTGCGAATACCAATATGTATTTTACTATTGCACTACTGATGACCTGTTTGCCCAATACGACTGGAATTTGCCCGGCGGACTTCCGGATTGGTCTACACAACAAAATCCAATTGTTCAGTATAACACTGCAGGAAATTACCCTGTAAGTCTTACCATTTCTAACCTTTCCGGAACAAACACCTACTTTTTACCGGGAAATATAAACGTTAAAAACTGCATTACCGGAGAGGATGAAAATTCAGCGCCAGCTTCCATTCGCATTTTTCCGAATCCATTCACCGATAATTTTTCAATAGAAAACAATTCTCGGGATGTGGTAAATGCAATTATCAGAACCCTGCAAGGTGTGATTGTTCAAACTGTTCAAATAGCAGGCAATGAAAACAGGATTGTTTCTTCGGGTGATCTCGCCAAAGGACTTTATCTCGTAGAGCTGATCAGTAAATCATCCCGTCAAACTATAAAACTTATCAGGCAATGA
- a CDS encoding four helix bundle protein: MDIHDMEVYKLSRKLSSMAWDIYVSLPQYLKFHMGDQLLRASDSVGANLTEGYFRYTYKDKNKFYVIARASHGEAFKHWMSLLLERELISLELHDDFLATSKDLNVKLNNFITKTRGQS, from the coding sequence ATAGATATTCATGATATGGAAGTTTATAAACTTTCCAGAAAACTCTCTTCAATGGCTTGGGATATATACGTCTCCTTGCCCCAGTATTTAAAATTTCACATGGGCGATCAGCTCCTACGCGCCAGCGACTCTGTTGGCGCAAATTTAACGGAAGGTTATTTTCGTTACACTTACAAAGACAAAAATAAATTTTATGTCATTGCAAGAGCATCCCACGGAGAAGCCTTTAAACATTGGATGTCACTACTATTAGAGCGCGAGTTGATTAGTCTTGAGTTGCATGATGATTTTTTAGCAACCTCCAAAGATCTGAATGTAAAACTGAATAACTTCATTACAAAAACCAGAGGTCAGTCCTGA
- a CDS encoding TerC family protein: MDNSAFWIGFNLFILAMLAFDLGIVNRKEKAISFKESILWVAFWSSLALAFNGLVYYWFGPEKAFEFLTGYVIEWSLSVDNLFVFIVIFNFFKVPKQYQHRVLFWGILGALILRGTFIVVGVALFNKFEWMIYIFGGILVFTGLKMLFSNEEEDPKLDKNIFVRACKKILPVTEEYHGKDFFVKSKGRWLATPLFIVLVVVDFTDLVFAVDSIPAVLSISSDPFIVYSSNVFAILGLRSLFFALSGMMDLFRYLKYGLAIILSFVGVKMLISHYVHIPVEWALFVVVMILATSIMISLVKKEKV; encoded by the coding sequence ATGGATAATTCTGCCTTCTGGATCGGCTTCAATCTCTTTATTCTCGCTATGCTGGCTTTTGATTTGGGTATAGTGAACAGAAAAGAAAAGGCGATATCGTTCAAGGAATCAATTTTATGGGTGGCTTTCTGGTCATCGCTGGCATTGGCGTTTAATGGACTGGTGTATTATTGGTTCGGTCCTGAAAAGGCATTTGAGTTTCTAACCGGTTATGTGATCGAATGGTCGCTGAGTGTGGATAACCTTTTTGTGTTTATCGTGATCTTTAATTTTTTCAAAGTGCCGAAGCAATACCAGCATAGAGTATTGTTCTGGGGAATTTTGGGCGCCTTGATCCTGAGAGGAACATTTATCGTGGTGGGAGTAGCCTTGTTTAACAAGTTTGAATGGATGATCTATATTTTTGGCGGCATCCTCGTCTTTACCGGTTTGAAGATGTTGTTCTCAAACGAGGAGGAGGATCCGAAACTGGATAAGAATATTTTTGTGCGCGCCTGCAAAAAGATTTTACCCGTGACGGAAGAATACCATGGCAAGGATTTTTTTGTGAAGAGTAAGGGAAGATGGCTGGCTACTCCGCTCTTTATCGTGCTGGTCGTGGTGGATTTTACAGATTTAGTGTTTGCCGTTGACTCTATTCCGGCAGTACTTTCCATCAGCAGTGACCCTTTTATCGTATATTCCAGTAATGTATTTGCGATACTCGGACTTCGATCTCTTTTCTTTGCCTTGAGTGGGATGATGGATTTATTCCGCTACCTGAAGTACGGTCTCGCGATTATACTCTCCTTCGTCGGCGTGAAAATGTTGATCTCTCATTATGTGCATATCCCGGTAGAATGGGCCTTGTTCGTGGTCGTGATGATTCTGGCCACGAGTATTATGATTTCGTTGGTGAAGAAAGAAAAAGTTTAA
- a CDS encoding sulfatase-like hydrolase/transferase: MKKNLLFTLFVFVHWFGYAQQNTIIIIADDLGTDYLGFYPNDGDTANTPVLRSLLDEGVLFSNAWSNPVCSPTRAGLFTGRYSFRTGVGYVVGLSNSPQLDTAEMSVARLLRDFAPVKYATANVGKWHLHTTMPPAKRVFPNYMGYDLYSGNFNGAITDFYQWTRIKNGVMDTVSTYATTQNINDAIDWLDTLSSNNPFFLWVAFNAPHTPHHKPPDSLISNPGLPGTPGHINANPSLYFKAAIEALDTEVGRLFQYLDQNNLRDSTNIIFIGDNGQEKSVAKIQDTTHVKGTLYDYGIHVPMIISGPAVVNPNRSSTALVNTVDLFATMLEMGGFNNWLPFIPPAKLPVDAVSLMPLLKNDTTAVRNWVFSEQFQPVSNPKDGKTIRNIDYKLIDFDNGTQRFYNLTIDPLEQVDLLSQTLMTFNDTLNYNELCNALNTLVGAPLCSLQTTSISEGLNPHNNVLLVPNPANEEVQVILHDMNQLSSVHVTDVAGRTIHISTIGSIDTKPLPDGIYHLRISTLKGIFHRQLIVRH, encoded by the coding sequence ATGAAAAAAAATCTCCTGTTTACGCTCTTCGTTTTCGTTCACTGGTTCGGCTATGCTCAGCAAAATACCATTATCATTATCGCCGATGATCTGGGTACTGATTATCTCGGCTTTTATCCCAATGATGGCGATACTGCCAATACTCCTGTTCTTAGAAGTCTGTTAGACGAGGGCGTGTTGTTTTCTAATGCCTGGTCGAATCCGGTATGTTCTCCAACACGTGCAGGATTATTTACGGGTCGGTATTCGTTTAGAACAGGTGTTGGATATGTTGTCGGATTATCTAACAGTCCTCAGTTGGATACTGCGGAGATGAGCGTTGCAAGACTCCTCCGCGATTTTGCCCCTGTAAAATATGCTACAGCGAATGTGGGGAAATGGCATTTGCATACCACAATGCCTCCGGCCAAAAGAGTGTTTCCAAATTATATGGGCTATGATTTGTACTCCGGGAATTTTAATGGCGCCATCACCGATTTCTATCAATGGACCCGGATTAAGAATGGCGTGATGGATACTGTTTCCACCTATGCAACCACTCAAAATATTAATGATGCCATTGACTGGCTGGATACTTTAAGTTCCAATAATCCATTCTTCCTCTGGGTCGCATTCAATGCACCGCATACTCCTCATCATAAACCTCCTGATAGCCTGATCAGCAATCCCGGACTTCCCGGTACTCCCGGACATATCAATGCAAATCCTTCCTTGTATTTTAAAGCAGCCATAGAGGCGTTGGATACAGAGGTAGGAAGGTTATTTCAGTACCTGGATCAGAATAATCTGCGGGATAGTACCAATATTATTTTTATAGGAGATAACGGTCAGGAAAAATCAGTGGCGAAAATTCAGGATACCACTCATGTGAAAGGGACTTTGTACGATTACGGTATTCATGTGCCGATGATCATCTCCGGACCTGCTGTAGTAAATCCAAACAGGAGCAGTACAGCACTGGTAAATACCGTCGATCTTTTTGCAACCATGCTGGAGATGGGTGGATTTAATAACTGGCTCCCTTTTATTCCTCCTGCAAAACTTCCTGTGGATGCAGTGAGTCTGATGCCGCTCTTGAAGAATGATACAACTGCCGTTCGGAACTGGGTATTTTCAGAGCAATTTCAGCCGGTCAGCAATCCCAAAGACGGGAAGACCATCCGCAACATCGATTATAAACTCATCGATTTCGATAATGGCACGCAGCGTTTTTACAACCTCACCATCGATCCGTTGGAACAAGTAGATTTATTGTCGCAAACTTTAATGACCTTCAACGATACCCTGAATTACAACGAACTCTGTAATGCCTTGAATACATTGGTGGGCGCGCCGCTCTGTTCCCTGCAAACTACAAGTATTTCAGAGGGCCTTAATCCACACAACAACGTACTATTAGTCCCCAATCCTGCAAATGAAGAAGTGCAGGTGATACTGCACGATATGAACCAGCTATCATCTGTTCATGTCACCGATGTAGCAGGCCGTACAATTCATATTTCAACCATCGGGTCAATCGATACGAAGCCTTTACCGGATGGAATTTACCATCTCCGTATATCCACGCTAAAAGGAATCTTCCACCGCCAATTGATCGTGAGACATTAA
- a CDS encoding class I SAM-dependent methyltransferase, with protein sequence MKILPSLQMIIRFAKYYISATNRHGLQGPFAYQLNEAVFRHDRREAVHKEIEATRDHLLKNHRKINVLDFGAGFGGRVYKERTISYITKNSSKPPRYARMLHRLVKHLKPKLMLELGTSVGISALYQSAGNPQGRMITMEGCPETATIARANVQQFPSLNIEIVEGAFEESLPQLLTKIDQIDYLFIDGHHRLEPTLKYIDLCYPKLSAEAVIVVDDINWSPEMQEAWKQLKTDKRFTLSIDVFMIGLLFVNKNLSKEDFVIRY encoded by the coding sequence GTGAAAATCCTTCCATCTCTTCAAATGATAATTCGCTTTGCCAAATACTATATTTCGGCAACCAATCGTCATGGACTTCAGGGACCATTTGCTTACCAACTCAACGAAGCCGTTTTTCGCCATGACAGGAGAGAAGCTGTGCATAAAGAAATTGAAGCAACACGTGATCATCTTTTAAAGAACCACCGGAAAATAAATGTACTTGATTTTGGCGCCGGCTTTGGAGGAAGGGTGTACAAGGAAAGAACAATTTCATACATCACTAAAAATTCGTCAAAGCCTCCCCGTTATGCCCGGATGCTTCATCGTTTGGTAAAACATCTGAAGCCAAAGCTCATGTTGGAACTCGGAACATCCGTCGGGATAAGTGCGCTCTATCAGTCTGCCGGAAATCCGCAAGGCCGAATGATCACGATGGAAGGCTGTCCCGAAACAGCGACGATCGCCCGGGCTAACGTTCAGCAATTTCCTTCTTTGAACATTGAAATAGTGGAAGGTGCTTTTGAGGAAAGTCTGCCGCAATTGTTAACGAAGATCGATCAGATCGATTATCTTTTTATCGATGGTCATCATCGTCTTGAACCGACTTTGAAATACATCGATCTCTGCTATCCAAAACTAAGCGCTGAAGCAGTCATCGTGGTGGATGATATCAACTGGTCACCTGAAATGCAAGAGGCCTGGAAGCAGCTCAAGACGGATAAGCGTTTTACATTAAGCATTGATGTTTTTATGATCGGGTTGCTCTTCGTGAATAAAAATTTGAGTAAGGAAGATTTTGTTATTCGGTATTAA
- a CDS encoding ABC transporter ATP-binding protein, translating into MIKVRNISRIYKVGLETIHALRSITLDINKNEYVALMGSSGSGKSTLMNVLGCLDTPSGGEYHLNGIDVSHLNDNELAEIRNKQIGFVFQTFNLLPRSTALENVALPLVYAGLSKEVRDARALKALQDVGLGDRVTHRPNELSGGQRQRVAIARALVTNPAIILADEPTGNLDSKTSGEIMGLLAEIHDKGNTVILVTHEEDIARYAHRIVRLKDGLVESDGENQKRNSLTTA; encoded by the coding sequence ATCATCAAAGTCAGAAATATCTCCCGGATTTATAAAGTAGGACTGGAAACCATTCATGCCCTGCGCTCCATTACCCTCGATATTAATAAAAACGAATATGTGGCACTCATGGGCTCCTCCGGCTCCGGTAAATCAACACTCATGAATGTCCTGGGCTGCCTCGATACGCCTTCAGGTGGCGAGTATCACCTCAATGGAATCGATGTATCTCACCTGAACGATAATGAATTAGCAGAGATTCGAAACAAACAGATTGGCTTTGTGTTTCAAACATTCAACCTCTTGCCGCGGAGTACGGCACTGGAGAATGTGGCGCTCCCCCTCGTCTATGCCGGCTTGAGTAAGGAAGTCCGTGACGCCAGAGCCTTGAAAGCATTACAGGATGTAGGCCTCGGTGATCGGGTGACACATCGTCCCAATGAACTCTCGGGAGGGCAACGTCAGAGGGTAGCCATCGCCAGAGCATTGGTGACAAATCCTGCCATTATCCTCGCCGATGAACCTACCGGAAACCTGGACTCCAAAACCTCCGGTGAGATCATGGGCCTTCTCGCTGAAATCCACGATAAGGGGAATACCGTTATTCTGGTGACGCACGAGGAAGATATCGCGCGCTATGCCCATCGCATCGTTCGCTTGAAAGATGGCCTAGTGGAATCAGATGGGGAAAATCAGAAGCGCAATTCGTTAACAACAGCTTAA
- the ggt gene encoding gamma-glutamyltransferase codes for MTSLRKYSCRFTCCSLLFSLLFLFSSSSAQTNYSYSSKKNLNGLSAAVVAAHPLAADAGTLMFSYGGNAFDAAVATQLALAVVYPRAGNLGGGGFLVALMKDDVAFTIDFRETAPSNVHANTYVDTLTGQADTGRSLNGPSSSGVPGTVAGLMETNRYARLPFDSLIAPAIRLAEQGFCITALEAEKLNSNRAVFLKNNKEKILFVKDVNWKEGDTLRQPVLANTLRRIGKKGLNDFYRGETAKYIVEEMQRGGGYVTEKDLENYRVKNGDAMRFDYKEYSLITMPLPSSGGIIMQQVLTMMQILEKKYGKPANLVQFYQRFIESERRAYADRSQWPGDPAFVDVPVDTLISKKYLTARIADFNPNKAGSSKITEPGVIESEETTHISVVDTFGNVLSITTTLNGNYGSKTMVKGAGFFLNNEMDDFSIQPGVANQFGAVGGTANAIEPGKRMLSSMSPTIVLKNGKFFAVLGAPGGTTIPSSVMLTFLRIADLKQDPSTSVNDPRLHHQWLPDIVSVEKGFPSDIASSLESKGYVVNYRSPFGTIELIVADQDGKLNGIADSRGDDSVAGEK; via the coding sequence ATGACTTCATTGAGAAAGTACTCTTGTCGTTTTACCTGCTGCTCACTGTTGTTCAGTTTACTTTTTCTGTTTTCGTCTTCTTCCGCGCAAACGAATTATTCCTATTCTTCAAAGAAAAACCTGAATGGACTTTCTGCTGCAGTCGTTGCTGCTCATCCCCTCGCTGCCGATGCCGGGACATTGATGTTCAGCTATGGCGGGAATGCTTTCGATGCGGCTGTGGCTACTCAACTGGCGCTGGCTGTCGTTTATCCACGTGCGGGAAACCTGGGCGGCGGCGGATTTTTAGTGGCCTTGATGAAGGACGATGTGGCATTTACCATCGACTTCAGAGAAACTGCTCCGTCTAACGTTCACGCCAATACGTACGTGGATACCCTCACCGGACAGGCCGACACCGGCAGATCATTGAATGGTCCTTCTTCGAGTGGTGTACCGGGAACTGTTGCGGGTTTGATGGAGACCAATCGCTATGCCCGTTTACCCTTTGATTCATTGATCGCTCCTGCTATCCGTTTAGCTGAGCAGGGATTTTGTATTACCGCACTGGAAGCAGAAAAGCTGAATAGCAATCGTGCTGTTTTTCTGAAGAATAATAAGGAGAAAATACTTTTTGTGAAAGATGTAAATTGGAAAGAAGGAGATACCCTTCGGCAGCCGGTTTTGGCGAACACCCTGAGACGAATAGGGAAGAAGGGGCTCAATGATTTTTACCGGGGAGAAACGGCAAAGTATATTGTGGAAGAAATGCAGCGTGGCGGTGGTTATGTCACGGAGAAGGATCTGGAAAATTATCGGGTGAAGAATGGTGATGCCATGCGTTTTGATTACAAGGAGTATTCGCTGATTACGATGCCCCTGCCTTCTTCCGGAGGAATAATCATGCAGCAGGTCCTCACGATGATGCAGATCCTTGAAAAGAAATATGGGAAACCGGCCAACCTCGTTCAGTTTTATCAACGCTTCATAGAATCCGAACGCAGAGCCTATGCCGATCGTTCCCAATGGCCCGGTGATCCTGCTTTTGTGGATGTTCCGGTCGATACCTTGATTTCTAAAAAATATCTAACGGCAAGGATAGCCGACTTTAATCCAAACAAAGCCGGAAGCAGTAAAATCACTGAACCCGGAGTCATCGAAAGTGAAGAAACCACGCATATCAGTGTCGTGGATACATTTGGAAATGTCCTCTCCATTACCACCACGCTGAATGGCAACTATGGTTCTAAGACGATGGTGAAAGGAGCAGGCTTCTTCCTGAACAATGAAATGGATGACTTCAGTATTCAGCCCGGTGTAGCCAATCAGTTTGGTGCAGTCGGCGGAACGGCCAACGCCATTGAACCCGGCAAACGTATGCTCAGCAGCATGTCGCCCACCATCGTTTTAAAGAACGGTAAATTTTTCGCGGTCCTCGGCGCACCCGGCGGCACCACTATCCCCAGCTCTGTAATGCTTACATTTTTGCGAATAGCAGATTTAAAACAAGACCCGTCCACCTCAGTCAACGATCCCCGCTTGCATCATCAATGGCTACCGGATATCGTCAGCGTTGAAAAAGGATTTCCATCTGACATTGCATCTTCCCTTGAAAGTAAAGGCTATGTCGTCAACTACAGATCACCATTCGGAACGATAGAATTAATCGTCGCAGATCAGGATGGTAAACTAAATGGTATTGCGGATTCGAGGGGAGATGATAGTGTAGCGGGGGAGAAGTAG